One window of Sphingobacteriales bacterium genomic DNA carries:
- a CDS encoding CRISPR-associated protein has product MLLNLSNHPSANWSAEQTEAAISNWGSVEDMPFPQIPPEWETYEVEQLVEEYYVKITKLYPMAVHLMGELTFCFALVAKLQQAGISCVAATTLRNTIDKPDGTKIANFRFIKFRSFSDLSVR; this is encoded by the coding sequence ATGCTGCTAAATCTTTCCAACCACCCTTCAGCCAACTGGAGTGCAGAACAAACTGAAGCCGCCATATCGAATTGGGGAAGCGTAGAAGATATGCCTTTCCCCCAAATCCCTCCAGAATGGGAAACTTATGAAGTTGAGCAGTTGGTGGAAGAATACTATGTTAAAATTACCAAACTATACCCAATGGCTGTTCACTTAATGGGTGAACTAACGTTTTGCTTTGCTTTGGTGGCAAAATTGCAACAGGCAGGCATCTCCTGCGTTGCTGCTACAACCTTGCGCAATACCATTGATAAGCCGGACGGCACTAAGATTGCTAATTTCCGTTTTATAAAGTTTAGAAGTTTCTCTGATTTGAGCGTAAGGTAA
- a CDS encoding type II toxin-antitoxin system HicB family antitoxin → MNTTITVIIEHDLDSGYYAYCPDFEGCQTQGDTLGDVIQNIREAAELYLETLTDEEKEQLYQKRIYTTTLAL, encoded by the coding sequence ATGAATACCACAATAACTGTCATAATTGAACATGATTTGGACTCGGGTTACTATGCCTATTGTCCCGATTTTGAAGGTTGCCAAACACAAGGCGATACTTTGGGAGATGTTATTCAAAATATACGTGAAGCAGCAGAATTATATTTAGAAACACTCACAGACGAGGAAAAAGAACAACTATATCAAAAAAGGATATATACTACAACCTTAGCCCTTTAA
- a CDS encoding DUF1887 family protein — protein sequence MPQTLQINIISEQTIPNILFIKQFEGETNNYIFVSTKKMNREGQLQNIIDVCQIQQGKYRVITVNEESLADVETQLETLHLSRDDRYTVNITGGTKIMSLGVYKHFVSFSTVEIYYIPVFSQKVMQIFPEKREIILSTELNLFDYLSAYGVAILSEEKTESWKSKFNECSLLMSEIKGSNTPPERIVNAAQPYYSGLDKRFLTGLWLEIWLALTIQNQFKIPDTHISFNVKLTRARIEDGESTEYDVVYVIKNRLYIGECKYFPAGFNKQKINKDWYKLAGLQLQMGLHATPFLVTANAIPRTLQNYLQISHKIFRIKGFAGIEILADKNRTSEFLNKLL from the coding sequence ATGCCCCAAACCCTCCAAATCAACATCATCTCCGAGCAAACCATTCCCAATATCCTATTTATCAAACAGTTTGAAGGGGAAACAAACAACTATATCTTTGTTTCAACAAAAAAAATGAACCGTGAAGGGCAATTGCAGAATATTATTGATGTTTGTCAAATTCAGCAAGGAAAATATCGGGTGATTACGGTAAATGAAGAATCATTGGCTGATGTAGAAACTCAATTAGAAACTTTACATCTTTCTCGAGATGACCGGTACACTGTGAATATAACCGGTGGTACGAAAATCATGTCGTTGGGAGTGTATAAGCATTTTGTAAGTTTTTCAACTGTTGAGATTTACTATATTCCCGTATTTTCACAAAAAGTGATGCAAATTTTTCCCGAAAAACGCGAAATTATCTTATCCACAGAACTTAATTTATTCGATTACTTAAGTGCTTATGGAGTAGCCATTTTGTCGGAAGAAAAAACGGAAAGTTGGAAATCAAAGTTTAATGAATGTTCATTATTAATGTCTGAAATCAAAGGGTCAAACACTCCACCCGAAAGAATAGTGAATGCTGCACAGCCATATTATTCAGGGTTAGATAAGAGATTTTTGACCGGCTTATGGTTAGAGATTTGGCTTGCTTTAACAATACAAAATCAGTTCAAAATTCCTGATACACATATTAGCTTCAATGTAAAACTTACTCGAGCAAGAATTGAAGATGGCGAATCTACGGAGTACGATGTAGTATATGTAATAAAAAACAGATTATACATTGGTGAATGTAAATATTTTCCTGCCGGATTTAATAAACAAAAAATAAATAAAGACTGGTATAAGTTAGCAGGATTACAATTGCAAATGGGACTGCATGCTACTCCATTTCTTGTAACTGCCAATGCAATACCCAGAACTTTGCAGAATTACCTTCAAATCAGTCATAAAATTTTCCGAATTAAAGGTTTTGCCGGCATCGAAATACTTGCTGATAAAAACAGAACGTCCGAATTTCTTAACAAACTATTATAG
- a CDS encoding prephenate dehydrogenase has translation MIVSVIGLGLIGGSVSLDLKARGFTNKIIGYDANEGHARLAVKRGIADETVQSINESVQQANLVILAVPVKEIIKLLPEVLDVAGTTKVVLDMGSTKQEIVNSVKDHPNRISFVATHPMAGTEFSGPSAAIYNLFDRKVAIICNKEHSHPDSISIVESMYHTLNMPIVYMDAHEHDLHTAYISHISHITSFALANTVLIKEKSVSNIFHLASGGFSSTVRLAKSSPNTWVQIFEQNRQHVLEVLDAYIGILNKWKLHLSRGEFEEVYHLMEEANEIGKILNK, from the coding sequence ATGATAGTATCAGTAATTGGGTTGGGTTTAATAGGAGGATCGGTCTCACTTGATTTAAAAGCACGGGGATTTACCAATAAAATCATTGGATATGATGCCAATGAAGGTCATGCGAGGCTTGCCGTTAAACGCGGAATTGCCGATGAAACTGTGCAATCTATAAATGAATCAGTGCAACAGGCAAATCTGGTAATTTTAGCAGTTCCGGTAAAGGAAATCATCAAGTTGTTGCCGGAGGTATTAGATGTTGCAGGAACTACAAAAGTAGTCCTAGATATGGGTTCAACGAAACAAGAAATTGTCAATAGTGTAAAGGATCATCCAAACAGGATTAGTTTTGTAGCGACCCATCCAATGGCAGGAACGGAATTTTCAGGTCCTTCGGCGGCAATCTACAACCTCTTTGACAGAAAAGTTGCTATAATTTGTAATAAAGAACATAGTCATCCCGATTCCATTTCGATAGTTGAGAGCATGTACCATACGCTCAATATGCCCATCGTATATATGGATGCCCATGAGCACGATCTGCATACAGCATATATTTCTCATATATCCCATATCACTTCCTTTGCTTTGGCAAATACCGTATTAATAAAAGAGAAAAGTGTATCGAATATCTTTCACCTTGCAAGCGGAGGGTTTTCTTCTACAGTAAGGCTGGCTAAAAGTTCTCCAAATACCTGGGTTCAGATTTTTGAACAAAACCGGCAACATGTGCTTGAAGTGCTCGATGCATATATTGGTATTTTAAACAAGTGGAAATTGCATTTGAGCCGTGGAGAATTTGAGGAGGTCTATCATCTAATGGAAGAGGCGAATGAAATCGGTAAAATTTTGAACAAATAA
- a CDS encoding KTSC domain-containing protein — MSKIERVPVDSSMIYAVGYDAESQTLYAEFNSGKIYAYEEVEPDVFEELLESDSKGRFMRNCIIGCYPDYQVSRGKGGFKW, encoded by the coding sequence ATGTCAAAAATAGAACGAGTACCTGTTGATTCCTCAATGATTTATGCTGTTGGGTATGATGCTGAAAGCCAAACCCTTTATGCCGAATTTAACTCCGGAAAAATTTATGCTTATGAAGAAGTTGAACCGGACGTATTTGAAGAACTGCTTGAATCTGATTCAAAGGGGCGTTTTATGCGCAATTGTATTATAGGTTGCTATCCTGACTATCAAGTCAGTAGAGGAAAAGGTGGATTTAAATGGTAA
- a CDS encoding DUF4258 domain-containing protein, with product MAGETGFIKYLTYRFGKIILLVFAITIAFWVYNKIESKKSTQGKSQTQEIKDKILQSNIIYTKHALCRMECRNISKEDILEVLRNGELNHSKTTSNDSQCPTYAIEAKTKSYDKVLAIFAICDDVSKLVTTYPVGVKDPDSCENCEPEK from the coding sequence ATGGCTGGTGAAACCGGGTTTATAAAATACTTAACCTATAGGTTTGGGAAAATAATTCTATTAGTTTTTGCAATCACGATAGCATTTTGGGTTTACAACAAAATTGAATCAAAGAAATCAACACAAGGAAAAAGCCAAACCCAGGAAATAAAAGATAAAATTTTACAAAGTAACATTATCTATACAAAACATGCGCTTTGTCGGATGGAATGTCGCAATATCTCAAAGGAGGATATTCTCGAAGTTTTAAGAAATGGGGAATTAAATCATTCAAAAACCACATCTAACGATAGTCAATGCCCTACTTATGCTATTGAGGCGAAAACAAAATCGTATGATAAAGTGCTTGCAATTTTCGCCATTTGCGATGATGTATCAAAACTTGTTACTACTTACCCTGTAGGAGTTAAAGATCCAGATTCTTGCGAAAATTGTGAACCAGAAAAATAA
- the cmr5 gene encoding type III-B CRISPR module-associated protein Cmr5: protein MPNITTCRGIEQKRADYAFECALEAKNSTDSPLQIGNDFYKSKNYKSYAKKIPMLVKSNGLGASFAFILSKKGKEKRENNQTFAPGTQRNPKNAYDLIYKQTSDWINSKYSFTGDFSEFIITRNSNEYRTITNEVIALFTWLRRFAEGLIEGEEEQED from the coding sequence ATGCCAAACATAACAACCTGCCGTGGTATTGAACAAAAAAGAGCTGATTATGCTTTTGAATGTGCTTTAGAAGCTAAAAATTCAACCGATTCCCCATTGCAAATAGGCAATGATTTTTATAAATCAAAAAATTACAAATCTTATGCTAAAAAAATCCCAATGCTTGTAAAAAGTAATGGGCTTGGAGCTTCTTTTGCTTTTATTTTATCAAAAAAAGGAAAAGAAAAAAGAGAAAACAATCAAACCTTTGCTCCTGGCACTCAAAGAAATCCCAAAAATGCCTACGACTTAATTTATAAACAGACCTCTGATTGGATTAATTCGAAATACTCATTCACGGGTGATTTTAGTGAATTTATTATTACTCGGAACTCCAACGAATATCGAACCATTACTAATGAAGTAATCGCTTTATTCACTTGGTTACGCCGCTTTGCTGAAGGATTGATTGAAGGAGAAGAAGAACAGGAGGATTAG
- a CDS encoding aminotransferase class I/II-fold pyridoxal phosphate-dependent enzyme, with protein MIISPAKRLSNVDEYYFSSKLAEIRQMNQRGLDVINLGIGSPDLPPHLDVIQNLVTASEQPSNHSYQSYTGIDELRTAMSDWYRDMYHVSLNPNGEILPLIGSKEGIIHISMAFLNPGDGVLVPNPGYPTYASVSKLVHARLLPYMLDENNNWEPDWEQLESMDLSGVKLMWVNYPNMPTGAKATLELFERLVSFANKHQILVVNDNPYSLILNGAPLSILQISGAKDVAIELNSLSKSHHLAGWRVGMLLGRSDYLQCVLQVKSNVDSGMFLGIQKAAAFALRHCREKWFAEINSFYQDRLVLAKEIGKLLNCKIPAESNGLFLWMKAPESVKDLAAWSDKMLNENRVFITPGMVFGSAGSRYLRLSLCCPEHRFKEAIERLKG; from the coding sequence ATGATAATTTCACCGGCTAAGAGATTAAGCAATGTTGACGAGTACTATTTTTCAAGTAAACTTGCCGAAATAAGACAAATGAACCAACGCGGTTTAGATGTTATCAATCTTGGCATTGGAAGTCCTGATTTACCTCCTCATCTGGATGTTATACAGAACTTGGTAACAGCTTCGGAACAACCATCAAACCATTCCTATCAGAGTTATACGGGAATTGATGAATTAAGAACGGCTATGTCAGACTGGTACAGAGACATGTATCATGTTTCTTTGAATCCCAATGGTGAGATACTTCCTTTAATTGGTTCAAAAGAAGGGATCATACATATTTCCATGGCCTTTTTAAATCCTGGTGATGGGGTATTGGTTCCTAATCCGGGATATCCGACATATGCCTCGGTTTCAAAGTTGGTTCATGCCCGTTTATTACCTTATATGCTTGATGAAAACAATAACTGGGAACCCGATTGGGAACAATTGGAAAGCATGGATTTGAGCGGGGTAAAACTGATGTGGGTGAATTATCCAAACATGCCTACCGGAGCAAAGGCAACTTTAGAATTGTTTGAACGACTGGTTTCGTTTGCCAACAAACATCAAATCTTAGTTGTAAATGACAATCCATATAGTTTAATACTTAATGGAGCACCTCTCAGCATTTTACAAATTTCCGGGGCAAAAGATGTGGCAATAGAATTAAACTCACTAAGCAAATCGCATCACCTTGCAGGTTGGCGGGTTGGAATGTTATTGGGGCGTTCAGATTATCTTCAATGCGTTTTGCAGGTAAAAAGCAATGTAGATTCCGGAATGTTTTTAGGAATACAAAAAGCTGCTGCTTTTGCGCTGCGTCATTGCAGAGAAAAATGGTTTGCTGAAATCAATTCATTCTATCAGGACAGATTGGTTCTTGCCAAAGAAATAGGCAAACTTTTAAACTGTAAAATTCCGGCTGAAAGTAATGGGTTATTTTTATGGATGAAAGCTCCCGAAAGCGTAAAGGACTTAGCAGCATGGTCGGATAAAATGCTGAATGAAAACAGGGTGTTTATTACTCCCGGAATGGTTTTTGGAAGTGCCGGTTCCCGATACCTTCGATTGTCATTATGTTGTCCTGAACACAGATTTAAAGAAGCGATAGAAAGGTTAAAAGGTTAA
- a CDS encoding bifunctional 3-deoxy-7-phosphoheptulonate synthase/chorismate mutase type II produces the protein MTTIKNVGLEQWNIGVELGKPLFISGPCSAETEEQVLETCIRLAKKPLVHILRAGIWKPRTRPNSFEGVGSIGLQWLKEAGKETGLPVCTEVANAKHVYEALRMGIDILWIGARTTVNPFAVQEIADALVGVDIPVMVKNPVNPDLELWIGALERLNYAGIFKLAAIHRGFSTYGKHKYRNRPQWEIPIELMRRFPDLPIICDPSHICGTREYLSDIAQKAMDLNFTGLMIESHINPSKALSDAEQQLVPEMYHQLIEGLVMRSSTSADQTFLHNLEELREIINEFDDKIIELIGQRMNVSKQIGRFKKATGITILQSARWDEIIHTRCEHGLKVGLSLEFTEALYNAIHKESIQHQASVMYDK, from the coding sequence ATGACAACAATTAAAAATGTGGGATTAGAACAATGGAATATCGGAGTTGAACTTGGAAAACCTCTGTTTATTTCGGGGCCTTGTAGTGCAGAGACAGAAGAGCAGGTATTGGAAACCTGTATTCGATTAGCAAAAAAACCGTTGGTTCATATTTTGAGAGCGGGAATTTGGAAACCCCGAACCCGTCCCAATAGTTTTGAAGGAGTGGGCAGTATAGGACTTCAATGGTTAAAAGAAGCGGGAAAAGAAACCGGACTACCGGTTTGCACCGAAGTGGCTAATGCCAAACATGTTTATGAAGCGTTGAGAATGGGGATAGATATACTTTGGATTGGAGCGCGAACAACCGTAAATCCTTTTGCAGTTCAGGAGATTGCCGATGCTTTGGTTGGAGTTGATATACCGGTAATGGTAAAAAACCCGGTAAATCCTGATCTTGAATTATGGATTGGTGCTTTGGAACGGTTGAACTATGCCGGAATTTTCAAATTGGCTGCAATTCACCGGGGATTTTCCACTTACGGAAAACATAAATACAGGAATCGCCCTCAATGGGAGATTCCTATTGAATTGATGCGGAGATTTCCGGATTTACCCATTATTTGCGACCCCAGCCATATCTGTGGTACCCGAGAGTATCTGTCAGATATTGCACAAAAGGCGATGGACCTGAACTTTACCGGTTTAATGATTGAATCGCATATTAACCCGAGTAAGGCTTTGAGTGATGCCGAACAACAATTGGTTCCTGAAATGTATCATCAGTTGATTGAAGGGTTAGTAATGAGATCATCTACCAGTGCAGACCAAACTTTTCTGCATAATCTGGAAGAGTTGCGCGAAATTATCAACGAATTTGATGACAAAATCATTGAGTTAATCGGACAACGAATGAATGTTTCCAAACAAATCGGACGTTTTAAAAAGGCTACCGGCATCACCATACTCCAAAGTGCAAGATGGGACGAAATTATCCATACCCGTTGCGAACATGGATTGAAAGTCGGGCTAAGTTTAGAGTTTACCGAAGCCCTTTACAATGCCATCCACAAAGAATCTATCCAACATCAGGCAAGTGTCATGTACGACAAATAG
- a CDS encoding DUF4258 domain-containing protein: MAEDSGFSKYFNNRVGMFIGIVAAIVLAILAYQFILTKKKDVSAQPNTTSKPVYKTTSISEIKEKIKQSNFVYTDFALCRMECRNISKDEVNEILRRGKFASKKSDLNAKPCPSYAFGWSTPAYELVIAVFVVCNDGTKLTTVYPMGSNDPPSCSKCR; the protein is encoded by the coding sequence ATGGCAGAAGATTCGGGTTTTTCAAAATACTTCAATAATAGGGTAGGAATGTTTATTGGAATTGTAGCCGCTATTGTATTGGCAATATTGGCTTATCAATTTATTCTTACAAAAAAGAAGGATGTATCTGCACAACCAAACACAACTTCTAAACCGGTTTATAAAACAACTTCTATTTCCGAGATTAAGGAAAAAATCAAGCAAAGCAACTTTGTTTATACTGATTTTGCACTTTGCCGGATGGAATGTCGCAATATCTCAAAGGATGAGGTCAACGAAATACTCAGAAGAGGTAAATTCGCCTCTAAAAAATCAGATCTTAACGCCAAACCTTGTCCATCTTATGCTTTCGGTTGGAGTACCCCTGCTTATGAATTGGTGATCGCTGTTTTTGTTGTTTGTAATGATGGAACAAAACTAACAACCGTCTATCCAATGGGGTCGAATGACCCACCGTCTTGTTCCAAATGCAGATAA
- a CDS encoding nucleotidyl transferase AbiEii/AbiGii toxin family protein, which produces MNGLSNLLPNTEKVLRRLATLPELQEFTFVGGSALTVYLAHRLSEDIDLFSWNKDLPSVQIQTAIQNCGFTDFRIVNLSPQQADFVIEGVKVTFFANGWDELKSRQHLFDYLYIAELPTLAIMKVNTLFLRAKYRDYYDLYELHCTRFTLSELFEMTTTKMKNLSKALFQRALVFTDDITDENIQHLKPKQNVSLPQISKHFQQQLKIWNKTKS; this is translated from the coding sequence ATGAACGGCTTGTCAAACTTACTTCCTAATACTGAAAAGGTGTTGCGACGATTAGCAACTCTACCTGAACTACAAGAGTTTACTTTTGTAGGCGGTTCAGCATTGACGGTTTACTTAGCGCATCGGTTGAGCGAAGATATTGACCTATTTTCATGGAACAAAGACTTGCCGAGTGTGCAAATACAAACTGCAATTCAAAATTGCGGCTTTACTGATTTTAGAATCGTAAATTTGTCGCCACAACAAGCCGATTTTGTGATTGAGGGTGTGAAAGTAACTTTTTTTGCAAACGGATGGGATGAACTAAAAAGCAGACAACATTTGTTTGATTATTTATACATTGCCGAATTGCCTACTTTGGCAATAATGAAAGTGAACACTTTGTTTTTGAGGGCAAAATATCGGGATTATTACGACCTATATGAACTTCACTGCACACGCTTCACACTCAGTGAATTGTTTGAAATGACAACTACAAAAATGAAAAACCTAAGTAAAGCTTTGTTTCAACGAGCCTTGGTTTTTACAGATGACATAACAGACGAGAATATTCAGCATTTAAAGCCCAAGCAAAACGTATCTTTACCACAAATCTCCAAACATTTTCAACAACAACTTAAAATTTGGAACAAAACAAAATCCTAA
- the cmr6 gene encoding type III-B CRISPR module RAMP protein Cmr6, with amino-acid sequence MRNGRLKIRENRKIELKVNGKDQNNIKEFDFSSLSHGTYDCEVDLVGGNPVRIVVNGKEIPKNVDVVQQKVEKKKKRDNEIADQKEQEKQQREQKVNISKISQNQNNMNLADSFNRSKTRVPSDVRSLTTLTSIDNFALKLYKGARYESETQKFYFYNPRLIQKKIGAENRTLVDVFEIRHNNYGLDERIGKIAKQHKESARLLFDLEGCLEVKNFKPDWRVIVGLGTDSIYETGITLHHIYGFPYIPASSIKGITNHYAQDQGFDLVQSGSKQWYDDIFGNTKQKGKITFFDAMPLTPPQLKPDIMNVHFPDYYGSGSKPPTDTQSPRPILFLTVENTEFQFMIGCKEANKELLKIALSWLETALTEKGIGAKTAVGYGYMKEP; translated from the coding sequence ATGAGAAACGGAAGATTAAAAATCAGAGAAAATCGTAAAATTGAACTTAAGGTTAACGGAAAAGACCAGAATAATATCAAAGAGTTTGACTTTTCATCGCTATCTCACGGCACTTATGATTGTGAAGTTGATTTAGTTGGAGGTAATCCTGTCCGTATTGTTGTCAATGGAAAAGAAATACCAAAAAATGTTGATGTTGTTCAGCAAAAAGTAGAAAAGAAAAAAAAGCGTGACAACGAAATTGCCGACCAAAAAGAACAAGAAAAACAACAACGTGAACAAAAAGTTAATATATCTAAAATCTCCCAAAACCAAAACAATATGAATTTGGCTGATAGTTTTAACCGTTCAAAAACTCGTGTTCCAAGCGATGTCCGTAGTTTAACTACTTTAACATCTATTGATAATTTTGCATTAAAATTGTATAAAGGTGCGAGATATGAATCCGAAACACAAAAATTCTATTTTTATAATCCAAGACTAATTCAAAAAAAAATAGGTGCTGAAAATAGAACTCTTGTTGATGTCTTTGAAATTCGCCATAACAACTACGGATTAGATGAGAGAATTGGGAAAATCGCAAAACAACATAAAGAAAGCGCTCGATTGCTTTTTGATTTAGAGGGATGCCTTGAAGTCAAAAACTTCAAACCTGATTGGCGAGTCATAGTCGGTTTAGGAACGGATAGTATTTACGAAACAGGTATAACGTTACACCATATTTACGGTTTTCCCTACATACCAGCAAGTTCAATAAAGGGTATAACAAACCATTATGCTCAAGACCAAGGCTTTGATTTGGTACAAAGTGGCTCAAAACAATGGTATGATGATATTTTTGGCAATACTAAACAAAAAGGTAAAATAACCTTTTTTGATGCCATGCCCTTAACTCCCCCACAATTAAAACCCGATATAATGAATGTACATTTTCCTGATTATTATGGAAGTGGGAGTAAACCACCTACTGATACCCAATCACCTCGACCAATATTGTTTTTAACGGTAGAAAATACCGAATTTCAATTTATGATAGGTTGCAAAGAAGCTAACAAAGAACTATTGAAAATTGCTCTTAGTTGGCTTGAAACGGCACTAACCGAAAAAGGCATCGGCGCAAAAACCGCCGTAGGTTACGGCTACATGAAAGAACCCTAA
- the cmr4 gene encoding type III-B CRISPR module RAMP protein Cmr4 yields the protein MFQTSKPLFFICETPLHAGSGSDLGIIDLPIQREKHTSFPKIESSSLKGAIREAFEGVFIKKATAELDNDKENEDFKQAHKRAKNRKHKIVEALFGPEDANNDAHMGALGFSDARLLLFPVKSMKGVFAWITCPKTLRQFERDMKISNIHFTITGIPNDPEDGKCIYLNNDSKVTLGNNNAKSILLEEYAFSATLNDQIMVTDRENGNQYQLNAWLASSVSNENFFQNKMNEDIVILSNNDFKDFVNLSTDVITRTAIDNDKGTVKPGALFTEEFLPAESVLYTLVMASPIFQNEDKKNGLVSQLEQGSNEAEKVLNTFNINLPSVIQIGGGATLGKGIVRTKII from the coding sequence ATGTTCCAAACATCAAAACCTTTGTTTTTCATCTGCGAAACACCACTTCATGCAGGTAGTGGCAGCGACCTTGGCATTATAGATTTGCCAATTCAGCGCGAAAAACACACAAGTTTTCCCAAAATTGAGAGTTCATCTCTCAAGGGTGCCATTCGGGAAGCTTTTGAAGGCGTGTTTATCAAAAAAGCAACTGCTGAATTAGACAACGACAAGGAGAATGAAGATTTTAAACAAGCACATAAAAGAGCTAAAAACAGAAAACATAAAATTGTAGAAGCTCTTTTTGGCCCTGAAGATGCCAATAATGATGCCCACATGGGTGCATTGGGGTTTTCAGATGCCCGTTTATTGCTCTTTCCTGTAAAAAGCATGAAAGGCGTTTTTGCATGGATTACTTGCCCCAAAACATTACGGCAATTTGAACGGGACATGAAAATAAGCAATATCCATTTCACAATTACCGGCATTCCCAATGATCCGGAAGATGGCAAGTGTATCTACCTTAATAATGATAGCAAAGTAACACTTGGCAACAATAACGCCAAGTCTATTCTTTTGGAAGAATATGCATTTAGCGCAACGCTTAACGACCAAATTATGGTAACAGACAGAGAGAATGGTAATCAATACCAACTCAATGCGTGGTTAGCATCAAGTGTGTCTAACGAAAATTTTTTCCAAAATAAAATGAATGAAGACATTGTGATACTTTCTAACAATGATTTCAAAGATTTTGTTAATTTGAGTACAGATGTAATTACCCGAACAGCCATAGACAACGACAAAGGAACGGTAAAACCCGGTGCGCTTTTTACGGAAGAATTTTTACCTGCCGAAAGTGTGCTTTATACTTTGGTAATGGCATCGCCTATATTTCAAAATGAAGACAAGAAGAATGGTCTTGTTAGCCAATTAGAGCAAGGCTCAAATGAAGCCGAAAAGGTTCTAAATACTTTTAATATAAATCTGCCTTCTGTAATCCAAATAGGTGGCGGTGCTACATTAGGAAAAGGAATTGTAAGAACTAAAATTATTTAA